The genomic stretch CCCCCATCACCACCATTGCcaccacttcctctttgccaGTCCCAGCACCATCCCcacggcaaaagaaaattatCTTCAATTGGGAAGTCTCATGAAACAACGAGAAGTTCTTCAAAAATACCAATTGCGGGTATTGCAGAAATTGAGATTCATTAGATTAGTTCATCAATAAAGGAGTATCTTTTTCCAGAAAATATCTTCCGAAAAATATTTCTGACCCCTCTGTCAAGTCTGCCATTCATTCATGTCAAGTCTGCCTTTATAGCATAAGATATTTCTTTGGCAGACTCTACTTCCCTCAAGAGGCTTGACAACTTGGACATAAATAATGTGAGCTGAAACACTCTATTATTATCAGTGCTCTTCACACATGAGTGACTCTAACGAAAACAAAATCATTCAACATGGTTATGAGTCCATGAATTAGATTACCCATCAAGAACACGcaaagttttttgtttttgaaaggaGACCACGCAAAGTTTGTTCATGCAATTTCAAAATTGTGACATATTGAGTGTATTTAGATataagattatttgaaatattatttagagtatttattagaatattttttatgatgtgatgtatgtaaaataaaaaaattaattgaaaaacgTGTTTACGATATAAGTAAATAATTTCTTACAAATAATgtgatatcttttttttttatggataCGATAATTTCTATTCTATACCTACACCTACTTCTACTCTATACTAAGGGGAAGGGGTGAGCCCAAATGAAAAATCCGGAGAGAACTGGACCAAACAGGTACACCTACTACTACTTTACACTATAAGAAAGGAGTGAACCCAAATGGGTCACTAAAAAATTCGGAGGAAACTGGATCAGACGGGTACCTCTGCACCACCCGTCGTCAGCGAATGCAAATCAGAAAATTTGATTCCTTACCCTGCATTCATATAGAACTTTAAGCCTGCTAGCCAATTACCTTAGAGGTAGTTGGTTAATAATGTGATGAAAGCATTTGGCCGCTTTCGACATATGATGGGCGTCCAAGCAATCTTGATGATGGTACAAGTACGGTATGACGGGTCTCCTTCATAAATGCTTTACGTGTACCCATCTAAATTCACTgaaaaaattggacaaaaagTACATATTGCTTCCTCTAGTTATAAGGACCTGATTCACATGTGTCCATGATCCAAGTGGGCACCGACCGATGGTCCTTTACCTGCAATGGCAACGTGCATGCGGTCGGGTCGATAATACTAACCATTTTCACCCTCCGGTTTGGCCAGTGGCTAATTTTAGTCACCATTGCGTCCACAGAGAGCAACGACGCCTTTGGAGACTGGGGAGCAATAATAATGCAACCAAACTTCGAAGTTGAACCTTTTGCTTACTTTAATTTGCCATTTGAACATGGGtttaaaattaatttcttgGCAATGTCAAGAATGGGTTGGAATGGCTAAAATCTAAATCGATTAACATTTTATTGAATGAGTGTTTTTGCTTTGAAATCCACTACCAGATTGCCAGGACGTACGCTAGCAAAGAATCAGATTACGTGGCTATGCAATGCTCACCAGGCAGACAGCAAAGTGTTCCCTCGGTCTCTGCTTGCCAAGGCAAGTGAAGGGCATCTGGTTGCTGAATTTTATTGGATCATTCATCATTCCCAGAAGAttaacatctttttttttttgggtttcgtTTCTGACCTGAATCATTGGACTTTTGCTGCCTTCATCAGAGCGCATCTATTCAGGTAATATGCCACGCTATCACCTTTTATATTTGTGCCCACCTGTTGAGGTCATTCAGAAATTTGTACGAAATTCTGCCTTTTAAAAACGCTAAATGCAGGGAAAATTTTAAATCAATGTCGTACTCGATGATTTTTTGACCCAAATGATGGCACTAACTGGAGCTTGATTCCCCACTTTTCTTGATTACATTTAGACTGTTGTTTGCTTTCCACATCTAGGAGGTGTAGTGGAGCTAGGAGTAACAGAACCAGTAAGCCTTATTCTTGGACTTGCTCTCCACTTTAATTATCTGAATGAAATCTTATCTTTTGATGATGGACATATTTGTTTTGCTGCTGTACGATATTTGAAGGTTGTAGAGGACAGAAATCTCATTCGACACATAAAATCTGCCTTCCTGGATAATCCTTACCCCGTCATTTCCAAAATTCCTCAATATGTCCCAAATACAAATGCCAAAGACATTGTTGTCTGCGGTCTTGATGATGACATGATTGAAGCTAATTTTGAGCCGCTGGTTGAATGCGAAGATGTAAAGATTTGTTCTCCCAGTAACAGTACAACTGGTTTTGAGGACGCTGATCAGCAGGCACAGAATTCACATATGATGGAAGGCACCAGTGATGAGGCTTGTCATGTACAAAGCTGGCGATTCATGGATGATGAAATTAGCAATTGTATCCATGACTCTATGAATTCCGGAGACTGCACACCTCAAACATATGCAAATGGTGAAAAAGGGGTTCCACTTTCTAATGAAGAAACAGTAAACCATGATTTTAAGCATGACCTGCAAGAATGCAATCTAAAGAAACTGGATCACTTTAACTTTCGCAGTGATGATGCTCACTATCAAGGTGTTCTTTCTGCTCTATTGAAAAGCTCGCACCAGCTAATTTTGGGACCATATTTCACAAATAGCAATCAAGAATCAAGCTTTGTAAGCTGGAAGATAGAGAGACCACAGTTTGTCCAGAAACAAGGGGCGATGTCACAAAGAGTTCTAAAGAGTGTAGTGTTCGAAGTTCCTAGGATGCACGGTGACTGGAAACTCAAGTCCAGTAAAGGCTATGGCAAAAGAGAGAGCATTTGGAGACCAGAGGCTGATGAAATTGATAACAATCACGTCTTGGCTGaaaggaaaaggagagaaaaattaAACGAAAGATTTATGATGCTTGGATCATTGGTCCCATCCAATGGCAAGGTACTTAAATatcaatttttcttctttttttttttggtaattatCGAAACGCGTAATGCACTAATAGAAGCTCAATTGCTTCTCATATTCCAGCTTGATAAAGTTTCAATACTGGATGGTGCAATTGACTATCTGAAAGAGCTTGAAAGAAGAGTAGAGGAGCTTGAATCCGTCAAAGAGGCGATAGAGCTAGAGGCAAGAACAAAGAGGCTGCAGCAAGAAGCAACAGAGAGGACCTCTGGTAATTATATCATGAATAAAGTTGGCAAGAGCAGGAAGCCCGTAATCAGCAAGAGGAAGGCAAGTAatcttgaagaaattgaagcTGAAACCAATTACTGTACCTTGACAGAGTGCTCAAGTGATGATCTAACTGTGACAGTGATCAACAGGAATGCCTTGATTGAACTTGAGTGTCCTTGGACAGAGTCTGTCTTTTGTGAAATTATGGAGGCAGTAAGCAAGCTCAATCTAGATTCTCACACCGTTCAATCTTCCAACACTGATGGAACTCTCACTGTTAAAATTAGAGCTAAGGTTTGATTCCTATTTCTTGATTTACTATTAATGAACCTCCAATTCAGCTAGTTACCATCTTGTAGAGAAAGTTGCATTTTCAAGTAGCACTATTACGAACTGTATTTATCTAACAGCTTTCACGGAATGAATTTCAGTTCAAGGGATCAAAAGTTGCAACACCTGGTATGATCAGACGAGCACTTCAGAGAGTCCTCCGAAAGTACTGAAGACTGAAGATGACCATGTTGCAAGACGAGTTTCAGTTCATGATGGTAGCTTTAGTTAGTGACTCAAGTGTATGTACAACATGCTGTAATCTTCCAATATTTTCAGGGATTCTGACAGTTAAAAAAAGGGCCAGATGGTTAAAGAGGCATTTGCCCAGAGGAGGGCAGTCTAATAAATGGAAAGCGTTCTTCTTTATATCCAGAATATCACAATAATCCTTTGAAGTGGGACATACCTATATATACCTGCAGACTTTTGTTTACAGCAGagcacaaaaatgaaaaatccaCAGGGTTCATTATGAGATCCCTAAGCACAAGACGCTCTAACAGGATAACTTTGACTGACGCAGCTGAACTAGTATTGTAAGGAATTTATGAAGAGAGTTTAGTATGGGAGAGGACTGTTCAAGAATATTAACCAAATAGTACAAGTCGAAAAAGGGGAAGATAGAAATGCTCTTTACAATTTACAACTGTCAAGCTTCAGGGCACCGGGATTTCATAATGCAACCTCAAAGGGTACATGAATCACCCATCTAACTTAGCATCAGAACTTGGTCCCTACCAATCAAGTCACGATAAAAGATGTTCAAGTGACTGAGATTCTCTGACTTTAACTTTGCGCTGACAATGATGCTAAGTTTAGGATtgtctcttctttttcttttctcatgcAGATCCGATCAATTTATCATCTGAATGACAATTTATCCAATCAATTCCACTGTTAATGAATCAAATCCTCAATTTTAGGTACGCTTTTGTAATCTATGATTTTGCTAAGCAATACCAGGAGCATAGCTCTTCTTCCCTgttaaagaaaaggaagaattcCAACTGGTTTAGAAAATGACCAAGAAAGACGCGCAAAAAAAATTTGATCTCAGGACCCAAGTCTTTTGGTTTAGGCTTGTAGCAGACAACTTGCTTGTAGAATTTGGTACAACTTATCTCACGAAATCGGTTAGCAAGCTTGATGTTATTCAAGTTGCTTATGATCTCAAGAACTTCTCTCTTGAAGTTGTTTATTATCGTATAAAAATTCTCTGGAAGTTTTATATGATTTCCTCTTACGTTATTTTCTTTCTATTTCTGCAACGTGCTGCAGAGGAAAAAGAATTCGTGGCATCCGCCAAAACCTAATCACTggaccaagaaaaataaatgtgGAGCTGAGGCCAATGCTACTCTGTCTCTGCGAGCAACCAATCAGAGGGGCATTTGTTACTGTAAAGAAGGGCAGAGGGGTCAGAGTTCAGCCACAAAGCAGAAGAAAGCAGCCTTCACATCCAGTGGAATGTCCAGCTATAAAAGCATTCTAAAAAATTAATAGAACACCCTGCAATGAACATTTAACTCACTCGTTCTAATTCAATGTACTTCAAACGAAACGACAATGATCACTCAAGACGAATT from Coffea eugenioides isolate CCC68of chromosome 8, Ceug_1.0, whole genome shotgun sequence encodes the following:
- the LOC113779959 gene encoding transcription factor GLABRA 3-like isoform X3, whose translation is MATGRLQNQPAESLRKQLALAVKSIQWSYAIFWSISCRQPGVLEWIDGYYNGDIKTRKTIQAAEPSADQLELQRSEQLRELYESLSAAETSPQAKRPSVALSPEDLTDTEWYFLVCMSFVFITGQGLPGRTLAKNQITWLCNAHQADSKVFPRSLLAKSASIQTVVCFPHLGGVVELGVTEPVVEDRNLIRHIKSAFLDNPYPVISKIPQYVPNTNAKDIVVCGLDDDMIEANFEPLVECEDVKICSPSNSTTGFEDADQQAQNSHMMEGTSDEACHVQSWRFMDDEISNCIHDSMNSGDCTPQTYANGEKGVPLSNEETVNHDFKHDLQECNLKKLDHFNFRSDDAHYQGVLSALLKSSHQLILGPYFTNSNQESSFVSWKIERPQFVQKQGAMSQRVLKSVVFEVPRMHGDWKLKSSKGYGKRESIWRPEADEIDNNHVLAERKRREKLNERFMMLGSLVPSNGKLDKVSILDGAIDYLKELERRVEELESVKEAIELEARTKRLQQEATERTSGNYIMNKVGKSRKPVISKRKECLD
- the LOC113779959 gene encoding transcription factor GLABRA 3-like isoform X2; translation: MATGRLQNQPAESLRKQLALAVKSIQWSYAIFWSISCRQPGVLEWIDGYYNGDIKTRKTIQAAEPSADQLELQRSEQLRELYESLSAAETSPQAKRPSVALSPEDLTDTEWYFLVCMSFVFITGQGLPGRTLAKNQITWLCNAHQADSKVFPRSLLAKSASIQVVEDRNLIRHIKSAFLDNPYPVISKIPQYVPNTNAKDIVVCGLDDDMIEANFEPLVECEDVKICSPSNSTTGFEDADQQAQNSHMMEGTSDEACHVQSWRFMDDEISNCIHDSMNSGDCTPQTYANGEKGVPLSNEETVNHDFKHDLQECNLKKLDHFNFRSDDAHYQGVLSALLKSSHQLILGPYFTNSNQESSFVSWKIERPQFVQKQGAMSQRVLKSVVFEVPRMHGDWKLKSSKGYGKRESIWRPEADEIDNNHVLAERKRREKLNERFMMLGSLVPSNGKLDKVSILDGAIDYLKELERRVEELESVKEAIELEARTKRLQQEATERTSGNYIMNKVGKSRKPVISKRKASNLEEIEAETNYCTLTECSSDDLTVTVINRNALIELECPWTESVFCEIMEAVSKLNLDSHTVQSSNTDGTLTVKIRAKFKGSKVATPGMIRRALQRVLRKY
- the LOC113779959 gene encoding transcription factor EGL1-like isoform X1, which produces MATGRLQNQPAESLRKQLALAVKSIQWSYAIFWSISCRQPGVLEWIDGYYNGDIKTRKTIQAAEPSADQLELQRSEQLRELYESLSAAETSPQAKRPSVALSPEDLTDTEWYFLVCMSFVFITGQGLPGRTLAKNQITWLCNAHQADSKVFPRSLLAKSASIQTVVCFPHLGGVVELGVTEPVVEDRNLIRHIKSAFLDNPYPVISKIPQYVPNTNAKDIVVCGLDDDMIEANFEPLVECEDVKICSPSNSTTGFEDADQQAQNSHMMEGTSDEACHVQSWRFMDDEISNCIHDSMNSGDCTPQTYANGEKGVPLSNEETVNHDFKHDLQECNLKKLDHFNFRSDDAHYQGVLSALLKSSHQLILGPYFTNSNQESSFVSWKIERPQFVQKQGAMSQRVLKSVVFEVPRMHGDWKLKSSKGYGKRESIWRPEADEIDNNHVLAERKRREKLNERFMMLGSLVPSNGKLDKVSILDGAIDYLKELERRVEELESVKEAIELEARTKRLQQEATERTSGNYIMNKVGKSRKPVISKRKASNLEEIEAETNYCTLTECSSDDLTVTVINRNALIELECPWTESVFCEIMEAVSKLNLDSHTVQSSNTDGTLTVKIRAKFKGSKVATPGMIRRALQRVLRKY